The following proteins come from a genomic window of Plectropomus leopardus isolate mb chromosome 11, YSFRI_Pleo_2.0, whole genome shotgun sequence:
- the gnb5a gene encoding guanine nucleotide-binding protein subunit beta-5a, producing MRSPLIPEMATQEVQLNETLSHLKTESETLKTKLEEERAKLHDVELHQVAEKVEGLGQFVMKTRRTLKGHGNKVLCMDWCKDKRRIVSSSQDGKVIVWDAFTTNKEHAVTMPCTWVMACAYAPSGCAVACGGLDNKCSVYPLSLDKNENLAAKKKSVAMHTNYLSACSFTNSDMQILTSSGDGTCALWDVESGQLLQSFHGHAADVLCLDLAPSETGNTFVSGGCDKKANVWDMRSGQCIQSFETHESDINSVRYYPSGDAFASGSDDATCRLYDLRADREVAIYSKESIIFGVSSVDFSLSGRLLFGGYNDYTINVWDVLKGTRVSILFGHENRVSTLRVSPDGTAFCTGSWDHTLRIWA from the exons ATGAGATCCCCTCTAATCCCTGAAATGGCGACACAGGAGGTACAGCTGAACGAGACTCTCTCCCACCTCAAAACGGAGTCGGAGACGCTGAAGACGAAGCTGGAGGAGGAAAGAGCGAAGCTGCACGATGTCGAGC TACATCAGGTGGCGGAGAAGGTGGAGGGTCTTGGTCAGTTTGTCATGAAGACCCGCAGAACTCTGAAGGGACATGGCAACAAAGTTCTGTGTATGGACTGGTGTAAGGACAAGAGAAGGATTGTCAGCTCCTCacag GATGGAAAAGTGATTGTATGGGATGCTTTCACCACCAACAAG GAGCACGCTGTGACAATGCCATGCACCTGGGTGATGGCCTGCGCCTACGCCCCCTCTGGCTGTGCTGTAGCTTGTGG GGGCCTGGATAATAAATGCTCAGTGTATCCTCTGTCTCTGGACAAGAACGAGAACTTGGCTGCAAAGAAGAAATCAGTGGCCATGCACACTAACTACCTGTCTGCCTGCAGCTTCACCAACTCGGATATGCAG ATCCTAACGTCCAGCGGGGATGGGACATGTGCATTATGGGATGTCGAGAGTGGGCAGCTGTTGCAGAGTTTCCATGGACATGCTGCAGACGTGCTCTGTCTGGACTTGGCCCCCTCTGAGACTGGAAACACATTTGTTTCAGGG GGCTGTGATAAGAAGGCCAATGTGTGGGACATGCGGTCAGGACAATGCATTCAGTCCTTTGAAACTCATGAATCAGACATAAATAGTGTGCG ATACTATCCCAGTGGAGATGCATTTGCATCTGGCTCAGATGATGCAACA TGCCGCCTGTATGACTTAAGGGCAGACAGAGAAGTGGCTATTTATTCCAAAGAGAGCATCATATTCGGGGTCTCCAGTGTTGATTTCTCTCTCAGTG GACGGCTACTGTTTGGTGGCTACAACGACTACACCATAAATGTTTGGGATGTTCTCAAAGGAACAAGGGTGTCTATTCTGTTTGGACATGAGAACCGTGTCAGTACACTGCGTGTGTCCCCAGATGGGACAGCCTTCTGCACGGGTTCCTGGGACCACACTCTTCGG ATCTGGGCTTAA